TATACTTCTATCACCTTGAGCGCATTGATTCAAGGAGGGGTCCCGATTGTTACAGCATTGGGGATTTCGGTTGGCGCAGTGAGCAATACTCATTTCAAAGACGCGCTTAAAGACGCTGCCAAAAAAGTCCAAAAAGGAGAACGATTGTCTTCTGCTATGTCTAAGTTCCCGAATCTTTATCCGAACCTATTTTTACAGATGCTTCAAGTTGGCGAAGAGACCGGCGAAACATCTGGTATGCTTTCCAAATTAGCTAATTTTTTTGAGGGCCAGGTAAATAATATTACTAAGAATTTATCGTCTATTATAGAGCCGGTTCTTTTACTCTTTGTTGGAGCTGTTGTCGCTTTTTTTGCAATTGCCATGGTTCAGCCGATTTATTCAATAATGTCGGGCATGTGAGGAATCGTAAAGCGAAAAACACAAAACACAAAATAAAAAGTGAAAAAGATAAAAAAGAAATTATCCAATAAAGGATTGACTCCCCGCTTTTTTTCTTACAATCAAAATGGGGGGTTCACCTTAATAGAGGTGCTTGTTGCCACTCTTTTAATCTCCATTATTTTTTTGGGGATTTTCGGCGGTTTTCAGTTAGCAGTAAGGGTAGTGGCGCAATCCAAAGCCAGAATGCAGGCAGTGTATTTGGCGTCAGAAAAAATAGAAGAGATGCGAGGATTGAACTTTGTTGACATTGAAACAACCCAAGAAAGTATTGTCGTTAATGGCGTTGAATATAATACGGAAACAATAGTAGAGGATTTTGACGATTGCGCGGACGGGACTATTGAGGGATTTGATTGTTCTGGAGCAATTGTTTTGCCGGATACCGCGCCTGATGATTATAAAAAAATAAAAGTAAGGGTTTCCTGGCAGACCTTTTTTGGCGGTGAAATGGTTTTAAGCTCTTATGCTGCCTCTGAATCATTGGAAACAGGGGAAGGCAAGGGGGCTATGAGGGTTTCTTTAAGCGATAGCTTGGGCCAGCCAATAGAGATTTTGACTGGGGACCAATTAGCCCCATGTTCTGCGAGTTCAATCAATATAATAAACAATGGGTATGGCCTTGACCAATGTTATGGCACAGATACCAATAACCCCGGGGTCAGGGTTTTAATTTTGGATGAGTCATTGGAGCCGGATGATTATAAAATTATTGTTTCAAAGAGTGGTTATGCCGCAGCCGAGACATTTCGTTCTGGAGACACATACGGAGGAACAATAATCTCCACGCCAAACAGGAAAAATCCAACAATCAATGAAGGAGAGCTCTATCCGATTACTTTTATCATTGATTTGTTGAGCGATTTGAATATTAGCACAGCGCTCGCTTGGAGCGGAGATAGTTTTTTTGATACTTTTCTGAACCAGAACAAAATCTCTACAATAGAGAATCTTATTGTATCCAACGGACAAGCAACTCTAGCAACCAGCTCCCCTATTAGTTATTTTGATTCAGGATATTTAGAATCAACGCCAATAGTTCCCGGCGAGATTACTGAATGGTATGATTTTGAATGGTCGGAATTAGAAGACACAGATACAGATATTACATATCAGGTCTTTTATGCAACCAGTAGTTCGTGGCTTTTGGTTCCTGATATTGATATCCCGGGAAATAGCAGTGGCTTAGAAATGTCACCCGTTGATTTAAGCCAAATGGATATTAATAAATATTCTGAATTAAAAATAGGGGCGAATTTTTCAACAAGCGATGTCCTTAAAACACCCACCTTATATGAATGGCGCGCTTCTTGGAAGAATGGCGAGGAGACAATTATTTCCAATGTGAGTTTCGATATTAGGGGAGACAAGACAGTTGGGACAGATATCGAGGAATACTTGATTTATAAATATTCAGAAACACTAACATCAGATTCAGGCGGGCATAAATTAATATCAGGATTAGAAACAGATAATTACTATTTTTCAGGTTTTATAAAAAACGGAAGCGCGCTTAATCTTAACAGTAGTTTGAGCCCAATGCCTTTTAATCTTTTATCAGGCACAAGCACGGGATTTACTCTATACCTTGAATCAGACAATTCTTTACTCGTTAAAGTTAAAGATGTTTCAATCGCAGAGCCGGTTTTTGGCGCTGGAGTCCGACTTTCCAATCAAGGATTAGGATATGATGTGAGCTTGACTACGAATGAGTCAGGAGAAGCGTTGTTCCTTCCTTTGCAAATAAGCGCAAATTATGTTTTAGAGATTCAGGCGCAAAATTATTATGAAGAAACGATTCCTATTGCTGTTTCAGGAAATAATTATAAAGAAGTAGGCATAGAGAGATATGAATAAACGATTCTCACTATGAATAAAGGATTTACATTAATAGAAACAATTGTCGCTGTGTTTATTTTAAGCGTTATAACAACAGGGTTATTTTCTATCATCCCTGCCATTTATCGCGTTGATAGCTATGCTTGGCATCAGGCGCACGCAACCAATGAGGCAAGGAGAGGGATGAAGACAATGATAAGAGAAATCAGAGAAGCAATTACCGGCGAAGACGGGTCATATGTGCTTTTATCAGCCCAAGACAACGAACTCATTTTTTTCAGCGACATTGATAAAGACAATGACATAGAAAGAGTAAGATATTTTTTGGGAGGGACTTCAGATTATCAACAGACGCAGGAATGCGTTACCTATATTGACGGGGGCTCATGTTCAATAGTATTTTCTGATTTTTTTAATGGAACATTAAATCAAGCAGTAGTACAGGTAGGCGTTAAGGGCGATTTCGGGCTGTCTAGCGAACTCGCCAATATTTATGCTGATAGTGTTTTATTGGGTTCAATTTGTTCCAGCGTGTCATCTTGCGAAGATTGTTCAACTGTCTGGAACGGAATAATGAGCTTTGATGTTATGGGTCAGGCGTCTGATAATTATTTGCAATTGACAGCTGATGCCAGTAGCTATGTTAATGACATTTGTTCTCCGGGATATTTTGCTATGCGCGCGCAGTTTCAATTAAATTGGCAGGCAGAGGAAGCAGGAAAGGAAAGAGAGTTTAAGAGAGGGGTTGTTGAGCCAATCGGCGATATTCCACAATACCTTACAGATACGGAGGAAATAACTGTATTGTCCCGCTATGTTCAAAATCAAATAAACAGTCCACAAAAAACCGTTTTTAAATATTATGATAAAGATGGGCAGGAAATAATTGACCCGATAGAAAGAATAAACAGCACTAAGATTATAAAGATTATGTTGATAGTGAATGTTGAGCCGAATCGCGCGCCCGATGATTATTATCTGCAAAGCAAAGTTCAATTAAGAAATTTAATTTTTGATAACGAATAATGAATAGGGAAAAAGGATTTGTCATCACTTATATATTGGTCTTTGGTTCAGTGTTTTTGGTTTTGTTGGTGGCTCTTTTGGGCTTTATCTTAAGCCAAATGAGGCAGTCGCAGCACGAGTTGGCTTATGAACAATCTCTTCATATCGCAGAAGCAGGTCTAAATAGATATAGGTGGTATTTACTGCACAAAGAGCAGGAACTTTTTGGCGGGATTGAGATTGGTTGTCCGCCTTCTGATTGCGTTTCTTGCGACCCCTGCGAATACGAATATAGTTTGCCGGGCATCGGAGTAATCGGCAGGTATCGGTTGGATGTTGTTGAGGAGAGACCATGCGACATAACTACATCAATACAAGTGACTTCAACTGGCTGGACCAATCAGTTTCCCAATGCAGACAGAACAATAAGGGTTCATTATATCAAACCAACGGTTGCAGAATATTCATATATTCTTGACCATAATGTTTGGGCAGGAGATGACCGGCTAATTATGGGACCATATCATTCCAATGGAGGAATCCGTATGGATGGGCAAAATAATTCTTTTGTGAGCTCTGAACAGGAACAATGGGTTTGCACTGATTCGTATGGTTGTTCTCCATGCCCACAGGAGTGCGATTATAGCCCATTGCAAGGATGCGTTTGCTCTGGTGTTTTTACTACTGCCAATGGCAACGAAGATTTATTCAGAACAGGCGTGTCCCATTTTGACTTTGAGGGGATTACCATTGATTTGGGCACAATAAAAGGACTCACAAAACCGCCACCAGAAGGAGAGGGCAAGGGCATATATATTCCTCCTTCAAATGCTTATGGTTATCATGTTATAATCAACCAAAGGCAGTTGTCTGTAAGAAAAGTTGAGCGAGTGAGCAGTGTGTATGCTTATGATACGGAGTTGGGTTATTTCTGGGAGTATTCAATAATCAGCAGAGAGAGTTCGGCTGTTAATTACAATTTAAGCGATTGCGGATTGGTATTTATTGAAGACAATGTTTGGCTTCAGGGTACGGTGAGCGGAAAAATCACTATGGCTATCGCTGACCTGATTACACCGAGCACAACAAGAAATGTTTGGCTGAAAGACGATATTGTATATTTGAATCCTGATAATTCCGACAGTTTGGTGGTTCTTGGGCAGAACAATGTTTTGATAACCCCTGACTCGCCTAATTATTTGGACCTGCAAGGAGTGTTCATAGCCCAGACCGGCCATTTTGGAAGAAATTATTATTCTCCGTATAGTTATCCGAGTTATGCTAAAAAAGAACAGCTAAATATGTTTGGCTCTATCATTAGCAACGGCAGAGTGGGCACAAAATGGACATCTGGCAGTGTATGGGTCTCTGGCTATAAAGAGAGGCAGAATATCTATGACCCGACTATGAGCTTTAATCCCCCGCCGTTTTTACCATCTATTTCAGAGGAGTTTAGTTATAAAAAGTGGGAAGAAATACAATGAAGTTTAATGTGCTTAATTTACATCCCGGGACATTTGGGTTAGATATTTCTGACCTGTCTTTAAAAGCGGTTTCATTAAAGAAACACAGAAGACATTTAAGAATAGAGTCGCTCAAAGGAATTCTTTTGCCAGATGGCATAATTCAAGGCGGGGAAGTCAAAGATATAGAAAAACTTGCTGATTTTATAAAAAAAATAGTTAGCAAACTTAGGGGGCTTGATACTAATCAGGTGATTGTGTCTCTACCAGAAGAAAAGTCGTTTATACGGTTGCTTCGTATGCCGATAATGCCTGCGCAGGAAATAAAGGAAGCTGTACGATTTGAGGCAGAGAACTATATTCCGTTTTCAATAGACAAAGTTTATCTTGATTCACAGATTGTTCAGTCATTGGATAAAGATAATAGTTTCGTGGAAGTTCTGATAGCTGCTTTGCCGAGAAAAACAGTTGACCCTTATGTGTCTGCGATTTATGAGGCCGGCCTTATTCCTGTTGCCATGGAAACCGAATCCCAGGCAACTGCGCGAGCGCTGATAAAGGGTTCTTATATCCAGAAACCGGTTTTCATTGTTGATATGGGCGCAACTTCTACGAATTTTAGTGTTTATTCAGGCAATTCTCTGCGCTTTACTTCGTTTATCCCATTTTCTACAAATAGCTTAACAACTGTTTTATCTAAGGCATTAAAAATTAGCCCGCAAGAAGCGTATAAAGCGCAACTTCTATATGGATTTCAAAAGAAAGGAGAACGGTCTAAAAGAATATTTGAGGCGCTCCTTCCCTCAATAACCGGATTTATAGAGGAAATCAATAAACATATTGATTATTATCAAACCCATTCTTCCCAGAAAGTAAAAGATAGCGCTGATATGGATGTGAAAGAATTGATTTTCTGCGGAGGCGGAGCAAGGATTAAAGGGTTAACTGGTTTTATGTCTGAAGAAACAGGGCTGAAGGTTCAAAAGGGGGATCCATTAACAAATCTTCCATTGGAAGAGAAATTGAATAAGAAAATATCTAAAGACGAGCTACTCCCTTTTACAACAGCCATAGGACTTGCCTTGAGGGGATACAAAATTGAACTATATGATTAATTTATTGCCACCAATTGAAAAAGGTAAGAGGAGGCGAGAAAAGCAATTAAAATTGATTTGGATTTTAGGCATTTTAGTCGTGGCATCAGTCCTTTCATTCGCCTTGATTTTGCTTTCTATGAGGTTTTATATCGCTGGCCAGATAAGGGAGCAGGACATTTTAGTAGACGAAGCAAAAGGAAAAAATATTAAGGTAAATATTCTTCAGGAGAAAATAAAATCAGTCAATCGCACCTTGTCAGGACTGAATGATTTTTATCAGAGCCAATTTCCTCTTACAGATTTTTTGGAAAGGATCTCTAAATTACTTCTTCAGGATATGTATTTAGAAAGGTTCTCATATCAGGAGGAGGGCTCGCGCGTGACTTTTACCTGCTATGCACCGACAATTGATTCAATTTATCAATTCCGCGAAAGGGTTAGAAGCCAAGACGATTTTGAAGACATCAACTTTGTATTGCCGGATTGGCTTGAGCCAAACAATATAATTTTTAGAGTGAGTTTTAAGCTAAAATATGAATTATAGAAAAATATTTTATTTATCTATATTCTTGATAATACTCACAGTGTTTTTGCTTTTTATGTTTTGTATTTTTCCGGCATTAAGGGCGATTAACTTGAGCTCAAAAGAATTGGCGCTTCGCCGTCAGGAGCTTGCGTCAATTGAGTTTTTAGCTCAAAGCTTTGAGGATTTTGAAAAGAATTTTCAATTTTATGAAGAAGGGCTTGCTGAAATGGATAATCTCCTCCAGGCAGAATCCTTAATTGACCCGGAGATACCAGTGAGTTTTATTAATTTTTTTAAAGAAGAGGCATTAAATCTTAATCTTGTTTTAAAGATTTCCCCTGTCGCCTTTCATGAGAATAATAATGGACAATGGGATTATATGGTGTTCAGGATTGATGGTATGGGTAAGTTTGTTGATGCGATGAAATTTCTTGAAAAATTAGAAAACAGCAGGTGGTTAATAAAGGAAACGACATTTGACATTTCAAGCGTAAGGCAAGTCCAAGGGGCAGAAGAGTCAAAATTTGGCGGGGATTATGTAGAAATTTATCTTTCAATCGAGGCCTATGCCAAGAATTAATTTTAGAATAAATATCAAGGGCGCAAAGCGGATATCAAGAAGAGTTCTTTGGTTTTTAGGGGAAAGGGCATTTGTTGTATTTTTAACCCTTGTTTTTGTATCTCTTTTTATTGGAGCTGTAATTTTTTATTATTATGGTTTCTTGGTCATAATTGATGAACCCGAGGCAAGACCGCAAGAGGTTCAGCTTGGCGATGAGTCATACCAGCAGTTTCTGGAAAACTATCGCCAGAGGAAAGCGAACTTTGAAAATACTGACTCTAAAATTTATTTTAATCCGTTTTTCCATACAAATATTCAGCAATAAGAGGGAATTATTTTTCTAATTATTTTGCGCTAATACTCCTTGAGGCGGGCCTGTCCGCCTCAAGGGCTTGATTTAAGTAGGGTTTTTATTGTATAGTGTGAAGCATTAGCCCTCGTAGTTCAACGGATAGAATAGGGCCCTTCTAAGGCCTAGATATAGGTTCGATTCCTATCGAGGGCACAAGCGACCACTTCGTGGTCTAAATTAAAGGTTAAAAATGAAAAGTTAAAAATAAAAGATAAAATTAGAAATTAGAAATTAATATTATTATGGTGGCTATGGTGTAATGGCAGCACAGAAACTTGTGGAGTTTCCAGAGGCGGTTCGAGTCCGCTTAGCCACCAAAAATGCCAAAAACCCTTGTATTTACAAGGGTTTTTGGGTTTTATGTTTACTGGTTGTTTGACTTTTGTTTTGTAATCTAATATAATCTTATATAGTTAAAGTATAAGATAATTTATGACAAAAAATAAACGATTTGACCAACGATTATCTCAGATTCCAGCTAAGATATGGTCAAAAATAACACAGATTGATGAATTAAAAGGACAATGGATTGCTGGCGCACGATTAAGTCCGCAGATTTTAGGTCGCTTGAAGCAGTCGGTTTTGATTACCTCCACTGGCGCCTCTACTCGTATTGAGGGCGCTCGTCTTTCTGATGAGGATGTAGAAAAATTGATGCGAGGTATTGATATTCAAAAATTCACTGATAGGGATAAGCAAGAAGTGAAAGGTTATTTTGAATTGCTCGAAAATATTTTTAATTCTTGGAAATCTCTTAAATTTTCAGAAAATACTATTAAGCATTTTCACAAAGAGCTTCTTAAGTATGTCCAAAAGGATGAGATTCACCGAGGTGATTACAAAAAAGAAGAAAACAAAGTGCATATGATTAATGCAGTTGGCGAATCTGTTGGCGATCTTTTTGATACTGCGCCGGCATATCTCACGCCGAAAGAAATGCAGGAATTGATTGAGTGGACTCAATGCGTACTGAATGAAAAAAAATATCATCCACTTCTGGTTATTGGTAGTTTTTTGGTTGATTTTTTACAAATACATCCATTTCAAGATGGCAATGGTCGGCTTTCCCGTGTTTTGACCAACCTTCTTTTATTAAAAGAGGGCTATTTATATGTGCCCTATATTTCTCATGAGAAATTAGTCGAAGACAATAAGCCGGAATATTATCTTGCGCTTCGTCAAAGTCAGAAAACATTTAAGACAAAACGCGAAAACATTATTCCGTGGCTCGATTTCTTTTTAACTATTTTCCTTAAACAATCGCAGATGGCTGTTGAGTTATTATCTAAAGAAAACATAGAAAAACTTCTTTCAAGGAAACAACTTGCAGTATGGCAGTATTTGCAAGAAGTGGACGAAGTAAGTCCCGGCGAAATCGCTAAAAAAGCAAAAATTGCTCGTCCTACAGTTAATCAAGTGATGGATAGACTTTTGCGCCTTAAGAAAATCGAACGCATTGGCCTTGGCCGAAGCACAAGGTATAGGAAGATATAAAAATCATTTATAATCTTCAATCTATTCGGTGCTTGACTCAACGGGTTCTAATATCGTCCGATAGACGACCCTGTCATTCGGAAACCCAAAAACCCTTGTAGTAAATGAAGGGTTTTTTGGTTACACTATAGGCAATTTTTGTTCTCCAGTCAGACAAGTGTTATAGATGATAATCAACCAAACGAGGATATAGAGGAAGTCGTTTATCAGAATAAAATGGAGATGGGTTTAATGATGTTTTTTTTAATGCTAAAATACTAAGAATCATTAATATCTATAAAACTATGAATGATCAAAACGAAAAAGTGTCGCCAAAGCATGTTTTTTTGCATCTTTTCTCGATAAGCATGCTTTATGTAACAACAATAAATATTCTTACGCTAATTTTTCAGTTTATAAATCAGAGCATAAAAGACCCCCTTGTTTATAGCATTTATAGCAGCATTAACTCTGCAGCATATTATAGCCATAACCTTGTCAGGTCCGCATTAGCATCAATTATCATAGTTTTTCCATTATTTATTTGGGGTTCATGGTATTTGAATAAAATCTATTTAAGAATTCCTCAAGTCAGACAGATGAAAACTAGAAAATGGCTCATATATTTAACCCTCTTCATTGTTTCTCTTGTAATAGTCGGTGATTTTATCAGAATTGTTTGGGGATTTTTGGGCGGAGAAATCACTTTACGCTTTATCCTAAAAGCGTTTGCAGTTTTCATCACTTCAGGATGTATTTTCGGATATTATTTATGGGATGTGCGCAGGGAAGCGCCATCCAATCGTTCAAAATATTTTGCTTGGTTAGCGAGCGCAGTTGTCTTAACATTAATTGTAATTGGTTTTTTTCTCACAGGCTCTCCAAAACAGGAAAGATTAATGCGTTTTGATTATCAAAGGGTTAGCGCTTTGCAGGAAGTACAGTATCAAATAATAAGCTACTGGCAGAGCAAGGAGCGTCTGCCACAAGAACTTCAAGAATTAGAGGACCCGATAAGTGGATTTATGGTGCCACAAGACCCGCAGACAGGAAATCTATATGAATATACTATAAAAGGAGAGAATGAATTTGAGCTTTGCGCGGAATTCAATTTACCAAGTGATGAGAAACTGGATATAGCGGAACCAAGAATGTTGTCTGGTTCCAATTTTTCAAAGTGGAGTCATCCAGCAGGCAGATTTTGTTTTGAAAGAACAATAGACCAAGAGCTTTATCCGCCTTTCAAAAAATTATAGAAATACCTAACCTTTAGGATAGAAATTTTTCATTGACTACCCTGCGTCGAAAGCCCCGCCCTTTAGGGCGGGGAGGTTGACATTGATTTTTTGTTTTGATAAAGTAAGAATGTAAGAAAGTATTACTTAATTTAAAAATTTATGACTACAATAGTTAGGGCAACAGCTAAAGGTCAAATTACCCTGCCCATTCGATGGAGGCAGAATTTTGCTAGTAACCGCTATATTATCAAAGAGAGAGGCGGGAAATTAGAGATTGCGCCGTTTAATCTTGAAAGGTTAGAAAAAGAAGAGGGATATACGGTATTTGACGCTATCCGCGATAACAAGGGCAAGGGAATTAAGGCCAGGGACTTGGTTAAGATGTTGAAAAAAACGATTTAACTTTTTTTATGAAGGGAATAGAGAAATTATTAAAAAAGATTAACAAGCAGGATAGGCAGAGATTATTGGAGTTCATAGAAAAGTTGATTCAAGGCGAGGGAAAAGGATTGAATATTAGAAAAGTCACGGACAGTGATTTTTATCGTTCAAGGTCAGGTCGTTTTAGGATTATATTCCATTATGAAAATAAGGAGATTATCATTGACAGTATTAAATTAAGGGATAAGAATACATATAGACGATTGTAAGTTGCCCCCATAGTTCAACTGGATAGAGAAATTCTGCGTTTCAACATGTATTATTAAATCAAGAAATTGTTTTAATAGAACAAGTTTTATCTATATTTAGGGCTATTGCTATTTCTATTGAGCATGTTAAAATGAAAATATGAGAATTCACTCAATAGAAAAAATAAAAGAGTTAAAAAGACTAAGAAGGAAAGGACTTAGTATTAATGAATTAGTAACGCAATTATCAATCCCGAAGACTACGGTATGGCACCATATTCACGATATTGATGTTCCGGCAAAATATATTCCGACACTGAGAGCCAAAAGAGGTGGTAGTAAAGAACGTAAACAGAGAAACATAGAAAAAGCACAGAAACGCGCTCAAGAATTATTACGAAGTCCTAACAGGGATTTGTCAATCGTAATAGCTATGCTCTATTGGGCCGAAGGGAGCAAAAAGGGGTGCGAATTTATTAATTCTGATGGGAAAATGATAAAATCCTATTTGACTGTACTAAGAAATGTATTTAATGTTCAGGAGGAATTTATAGAGCCAACTATGAGAATATTTTCTGGCATGGATAGAAGAGAATGTTTAAATTATTGGTCCTTTATTACAGAAATACCGAAGCATAGATTTATTATTCGATTTAATGATGGGGGTAGTAAAGGAAGAACTAAATACGGAATGTGTAGAATAACAGTAAAGAAAGGGGGCGATATTTTAAAATTAATACAATCATTGAAAGATCAGGTTTATGAAGAGATAATGAACAAAACTGTAGTATAGTATTCATACAGATGCCCTCGTAGCTCAGTGGACAAGAGCAGGACACTCCTAAGGTCAAGATCGCAGGTTCAAATCCTGCCGAGGGCACAGGGCCCGTAGTCTAGTGGCAAAACACGTCTATGGCATAGATGAGCTGAGGGTTCGATTCCCTCCGGGTCCACAAGGGTTAATTATTAAACCTATTATGAAAATTGATTCTAAAAAAATAGACGAGGTTCTGACAAGGAGCGTTGAGCAAATTGTCGACAGAGATCACTTCAGTAAAGCCCTTGCTTCGGGTAAAAAATTGAGAATTAAGCATGGCATTGACCCAACTGGAGACAAGATTCATATTGGCAGAGCCATCCAGCTCTGGAAATTAAAAGCATTTCAGGATTTAGGGCATAAAATCGTTCTGATTATCGGCGACTTTACTGCTCGCATCGGCGACCCATCAGATAAGCCAGAAGGCAGAAAAGGACTTAAAGACGAGGAGATAAAAAAGAATGTCAAATCATATTCAGACCAAATTGGGAAAATACTTGATTTAAAAAAGACCGAAATTAGATATAACAGCGAATGGTTTAATAAGATGCCTCTTGGTGATTTTTTGCATTTGTCTGGCAATTTTTCTGTTCAACAATTAGTTCAAAGAAGAAATTTCCACGAAAGATGGAAAAAAGGAGAGCCAATTTCATTGAAAGAGATTTGCTATCCCCTTTTGCAGGGCTATGATTCAGTAGCAGTCAAGGCAGATATTGAATTGGGCGGTTATGACCAGCTTTTTAATCTTAATGCTGGAAGAGATATTCAGCGATTATTTGGAATGTATCCGCAAGATATAATGACCTTAAAAATGCTTTCAGGGCTTGATGGCAGAAAGATGTCCACTAGTTGGGGTAATGTGATTAATATTGTTGATAAACCGGAAGATATGTATGGGAAATTGATGTCTATGCGGGATGAAATGATTTTTGATTATTTTGAGCTTTGCACGCTTCTTGCTGAAAAAGAATTAAGCGAAATTAAAAGAGAACTTAAGAATAAGAATATTAATCCAAGAGACATTAAAGCCAGATTAGCCAGAGAGATTGTTTCTATGTATCACAGCGAAAAATTAGCGCAAAAAGCAGGGCAAGAGTTTGATAAAATATTCAAAGAGAAAAGAATGCCCTCCAAGATGCCAGTATTTTTTACTCCAAAGCCGAGTTATCCAATAGTTGAGCTTTTATTTCATCTAGGACTAGCCAGCTCTAAGGGGGAGGGCAAGAGATTGGTGCTCCAGGGAGGAGTTAGAGTTGATTCTAATGTAATAAAAGATTTTAAACAGGAAATAAAAGTGAGGGATGAAATGATTATTCAAGTTGGCAAAAGAAAATTTGCTAAGCTAATTACCCATGACATCAGATGCTAATAAAGAAAGAGTCGCCATTGTTGGCGCAGGAATTATTGGACTTTATTTGGCTTGGCGCTTAAGCCAAAAGGGCCATAGCGTCACGGTGTTTGAGAAAAAGAGCAATATTGGAGGCAAGCCCTGCACTGCCCTGATATCAGAAAGGATTAAAGAGTATTTGCCAATAAGCGATAGAGTTTATCAAGGAAGAGTAGAATCAATTTTAGTTCATTTTCCCAAGAAAGACATCAGAATTAAAGCGCGCCCTGCTTATCTTGTTTTTAATAGAGATGCCCTGGAGAACTTTGTCTATGATTTAGCAAAACAAGCAGGCGCAGAGATAGTTTTTAATAAAGAAATCAAGGAAATTCCAAAGGGTTTCACAAAGATTATTGGATGCGACGGAGCCCTATCGCAGACAAGGCAATTATTATCTATACCAATTCCTGTTTGTCGTTTGGGAATACAATTTTTTGTTGATAGGGCTGATAGGACTGATATGGCCGGAGAATCTATTGAGGTTTGGCCTCAAAAATTCGCTTGTCCTCCGAAATACGGCTTTGCGTGGAAAGTTCTCAAGAAAGACAACATTGAATATGGAATTATTGGCCCAACCAAAGAGGCGAAGAATGGGCTTGATGTATTTTTGACAAAACAAGAAATATATTTAAATGAAGGTGATTTTAAGGCAGCGATGATTCCTCAAGGATTGCGGTTGCCAAAATCAGACAAGATTACTTTGCTTGGTGATTCCGCTGGCATGACCAAGCCGACAACTGGTGGGGGGATTATTTGGGGATTTAAAGCTGGCGATATTTTAGCAGATTGTTTTCCTGATTTTAAAAAATATCGAAGA
This genomic window from Patescibacteria group bacterium contains:
- a CDS encoding NAD(P)/FAD-dependent oxidoreductase, which codes for MTSDANKERVAIVGAGIIGLYLAWRLSQKGHSVTVFEKKSNIGGKPCTALISERIKEYLPISDRVYQGRVESILVHFPKKDIRIKARPAYLVFNRDALENFVYDLAKQAGAEIVFNKEIKEIPKGFTKIIGCDGALSQTRQLLSIPIPVCRLGIQFFVDRADRTDMAGESIEVWPQKFACPPKYGFAWKVLKKDNIEYGIIGPTKEAKNGLDVFLTKQEIYLNEGDFKAAMIPQGLRLPKSDKITLLGDSAGMTKPTTGGGIIWGFKAGDILADCFPDFKKYRRKTKRFFILKILKGRIAVSASYFLGNYFPFLLPKKISIDPDLF